Below is a genomic region from Medicago truncatula cultivar Jemalong A17 chromosome 3, MtrunA17r5.0-ANR, whole genome shotgun sequence.
cacaaaaaacactaattagcTATTGTTATAATGAAAGttatttaataaaagaaaattgaattcaaCGTCACTTCAAAGAGTCAAATTCGTgctgataaaaaaataaacagtcGAGTTCctctataatcaattttttaatatattttcaatgtaaacaaataatcatttgaaataaacttgttgttcgttttatttttgacttttttctttacatttttcaCCTTGTGTTCGTGAATCGCTGCTAAAAAGCAAGTGAACTATGCCCACTGTAAAAGAAAAGGCAGTTTAAACCTCTCAACCTTACGAGTTAGGGGCAAAGGTTATGTTCCCTAGGTTCCTCTTTTTCCCTTGACTTCATGTTTTTACGTCTTTTTTGTGGATTCCTATTGAATTGTCATCTTTCCCGCCTTCCTTGCGGTTTCTTGGCTCAAGATACTATGATTTCCCTAGTAGTCTGATTGCTTTTTTCTCTCAAGCGAAGTGCTTCTTGGGACAAAAGGGCAGAAGGTAAGGTAGCTCGTGCTTCTCGTCCTGGTCTTCTCGAAAGGTAGCCGAGTTACTTCGGGTGagaagggagagagagagagaaaccgTAAGATGAAAAGTTTCGCCTTTAACTCCTTTACTTATTGATGTCGCTGATCCACCATTAATAATTAAGTTCTCTTTGTAATTACTTAAGATACCAAAAgtgtcaaaataaaacaaaataaatttatcaaacacgTGCTAATCTTTTGAAGATCTTTGATGGTAAATTGgctaaagagaaaaagaaaaccccaaaaacagagaaaaaagaGCGAGGCTGCAACACCGGTCGTGAGTTGGACAAAAAACTGGTCTTTAAGCTTTGTGGTATAGCCTCCTACACAATGAATTTATGATCATTGGTCGAACCTAATTTTACCAAAAAGTTTGCACTAAATTACCCTCTGTAAGAGAATGAGAAATTATAACATCCCACATTAACTTCAATAAATCCTTGATACTAGCTATAACTGCAACATATAACAGTGGAAAAAATTGTGATCCTTGAAAATCAGATTAAGCACAATTTTGAGTAGCAAATTATACGATTGTAGCCACTATTTATAGTAATCTTCACACCATGGATTGCCATTAGATCAACAAAATTGTTATTAGAAATCCCAAGGAAGCCATTAAACCCAATAATCCAAATGATATTCCCCTTTTCGAATCAAACTCTCCAAACACAGCTCTGCCCAGATCACCAAAACAATTGCCTTATACATTTAGGATGAATTCATCAcacttttataatttataggatgCCAAGAAACTCATGCATAATGTTTTGGAAACGAGATCAAACTAGAGAAACAAATAGAGAAGAGGgttgcaagtttttttttatctcaatatGACATGTAAAATAAGGATTTGTTTATTATTCACGCAAACAATGTTTCTAGCCCTCCAATTCCACCACAAACTCGAAAGGAATAAACCAAAATTTAGAgatttaaaaagaattaaaattttgGTCCTTACCTCATCGTTTGTTTATcgtaaaaaaattgtcaattcagatttttttttaaactttaacACTCAAATCTAATGTTGAAGATCAAAGTCAccaacaaattttaaaatcacaaactattttatgtttcttttgaaTCAAAAACCATTATAATAATAAACAGGTGCATACCCAACAACCAAAATGTCTGTTTATCCATTAACATATTTAGTGGCCTAAGCATCAAATATACTAGTTATTTATAGTGCAAAAAtaggaaagaagaaaaaaagatattaaataatGTATAGAAAGTAGTTAGAAACAGTATTTTGACcttaaaagaaaagagaaatacAACACCATTTTCACAAGTACTACCAATACCATGAAAGAAGGGACAAAAGCTTCTGTTTCAGATTTGCTGTACGTAAGTTTCGGCtatgttttttcttctataaGCTGTATGTGTTGTACTATTTATTTACTGTTGTTTTCCCGTCAATATTCAATCATGTTTATTCAACTGTCCTCTTCACTTCCACACCGAAccaccctttttatttttttattttttttatttttaccaacaAAAACTGCCAAACTAAAACTAACTTTAACTGTTtacttcaaaataatatttcatttttgtcttCTTAATGATTcaattatgaattttgtttctTCTCTTCAACCCTTTATAattatatgaaaagaaaaataccattttattaaattaattattcttaTTGCAGCTTAATTAAAGGGTTGGTTCATTCTTATGCACTGCTGTAATGAAGATTATTGATATGCTgctaattgattatgattatgcataTTCCGGAAGTGGTTGATGTTTGTGGAAATGAACTTGCTGTTTCTTCTATTGTTACTTTTGGTTTGTGTGTGTTCTTTTGCACTTCCTCAGCTTGATTTACAAGGTACCATCTTATCTTCTTATgttaattgcaattttgatttatttcaatttcattatCTCTATAAGGTTCTGGATTTCAGTTTAACAGTAGTAAATCGAGACTTCTTTCGCAATTTGAttcaataattttgtttattttttatttctgatTCTCTGTAGTCTTTTGTTATTTTGCTTCTCAACTAGTTAATTTCctctttattaattaaagtgatacTAATGGTCATTTTACAACGTCCTTGGGAGGATTTGAACTCTGTACCGTAAAGTTACAAGACTAAGCTCTTACCACTGGTGTAGGGAAATATATTGATAAGAGTGTTTTCTAATAGAATCTGATGATGAcctgttttcatatttttactaGATTGCAGTAGAAAATGGTGTGATTTTAAACATATCTGCTCTTTTGATTTGGTTGATGCTGAAAGTGAGTTTTGAATCTCAGACTAATGTTTATAAACTTCATGTTTATTACAGAAGATGCACTATATGCATTGAAGTTATCTCTGAATGCTTCACCCAACCAGCTTACTAACTGGAACAAAAATCAAGTAAACCCTTGTACTTGGTCCAATGTTTACTGCGACCAGAACAGCAATGTTGTTCAAGTGTAAGGGTTTTTTCTTATTGCAATCTTCAACAATTGTGTTTTTAGTTATTTGATCTGGAAAAGATGCTAAAAAAGTCATTACCTTATTTATGCTTGAAGATTTGTGTCTGTGGctgtaaaattatataaattacttCATTGCAGTTCGCTAGCATTTATGGGATTCGCTGGATCCTTGACACCTAGAATAGGAGCTCTAAAAAGTCTTACAACTCTGTAAGTATATATCAAGTACCCACAGTGTAGTTCCTAGTCTTGTCATTCTCAGTATTTTGGATTATAGTATTGTTATGATGCGATTGGATGAAACCATATGGATACTTttgattgttatttttatttgcttatttagGATGTACATGTTTTCTGTGAAATATATTATCTTCTATGCGTCTGATGAACTAGAAGAGTACTGGGGTTCGTGTACATAAAATTTGGTTACTTCTGAAAAATCATCCAATTCCCTTTGgtgaattttatgattttaactCTTCTCTTATTTGTCACAAGTTCGTTCTTGCTCACATTTTCCATCTTTTGTGTTGGTTTTTGAGGTGTGATTCACGTTTTTGTCTCGTTAGTATCTGTTTTGGGGGAAAATCTTACACAGGCACACCCGCGCGCACGCGCACACACACAAAGAAGCAAGACTTATAAGTGTGATCATTAATTAACATTGTACATTTATCATGCAGTTCTTTACAGGGGAATAACATCATTGGAGACATACCAAAAGAATTTGGAAATCTTACAAGCTTAGTGAGATTGGATCtggaaaacaacaaattaaccGGTGAAATACCATCTTCCCTTGGTAATCTTAAAAAGCTTCAATTCTTGTAAGTATGATAGTCTATTTCTAGGTTTTACAGATATATGACGAGTTAGCATCTATCATCCTTGTGTAATGCTTAAAAGTGGCTAATTTTGGTCCTGCAACTAGGACATTAAGTCAAAATAATCTTAACGGGACAATTCCAGAATCACTTGGCAGTCTCCCAAACTTGATCAACATGTATGTGAACTACTTTTCGATGCTTTTGTTTTTCTACTTATTAGTacattttattatcattttaccATCTAATGTATTGTTCAAACTTCTCTTTTGTAGTCTGATAGATTCAAATGAACTTAACGGACAGATTCCAGAGCAGTTATTCAACGTTCCTAAGTTCAAGTACGTATGGTAAATTAGGATAATATTGAATATTTAAAGCTCCTATTAATGACTTTCTATCCCTGACCTGCATACATAACTTCATAATCTTATATAACAATTACTGTtacaaacataatcaaatagTGGTTTATGATTCTAATGGTCTTCCCGAGTTCCCTTTTTTTTGTCTTcatttgaaagatttgtaaaCATTGCAGATTCAGTTTCAACTTTTAACAAACTAAGTTTGTAATTGGAGTCCCGTAGATTGAGTTCTTTCCAcatactttttgaaaattatcatgGTAGGAGATTTTTCTCACTTGAAAACACATGAAAAAATGTTAAgtattaacaaaaacaaactgATCACCATAAAAAGCTTCGAGTCTATCCAGAGTTGCTGCTATTTGTAATTCTTGTTACATGCTCACCGCCCTATGAAACCTTAAAAGTTGAGACATGGACATAGCATTTTCTGGCCAACATTTTCTGCTTTAAATTGATTAAATAGGAGAAAAGGTTGCCGAAGATATAACTCAACCAAAAAGGACTTTTTTTCCATCTCTAGTTGGAAGGCTGTTGTTAGCGACAGGATTTTATATTATAACGAGTTCACAACAAATCCGAGTGACAGCGATCAACAAAATGTAGGCTTATATTCTAAGTCAATATGTAGAAATAGAAGTTTAAGGCGTAAATCTCTTTTGACAAATGCTATCCAGTGTCCAGCGCCCTTAGTGTTACCAATGCATTGAACATtgtattttctaataaaaactTCCCACTCCTTAATTTCCTAACCAATGCCTTAAGAGCACGCATTATCAGGACCCTGCCCTTTTTTACAACTGCTTTTTTGTTGTCGGAGTCCTTGGATAGAAGTAGAACATCAAACTAGGACTCGTGCgatcttttcatttttcattatttagaTTACATATGTCCCAGTCTAACTTTGTTTCACTACGTTTCTTATTGCAGTTTCACTGGAAATAAGTTGAATTGTGGTGCGAGTTATCAGCATCTTTGCACATCTGATAATGCAAATCAAGGTTACATTTCCCCCCTAATCCCCCACCTCCTCCCACACAACAGGTAGAAAACTAACTTTCCTTCACTTGGCAGGTTCATCACACAAACCAAAAGTAGGCCTCATTGTTGGAACAGTTGTAGGTTCAattcttattctttttcttgGTAGCCTGCTGTTTTTCTGGTGCAAAGGGCACAGGCGTGATGTTTTTGTAGATGTTGCAGGTTTGTGTTCCATTTTTAGACTGTGCAATGTTTTTGTAGATTGTTAGTTGTAGCATTTGAAATTCTTAATCTGTTAACCCTGCATATATATGCATTCTATCCCAAGCTGATCCAATACTCTAAACTCATGAACTATTACGATCATTTAAGACATTATCGACCACATTTTAGATTGATTCATATGACTGGTGTATTTTTTAGCTCGTTATGGATAAATAATTTACTGGAAATGCATTTTTTTCTACTTGAGAAAGTCCTCTTATCCACCATGTTGGTCAAGATCATCAGGCTGCAGTACCATGTTGTAGTATTGTTTTTATTGACTATGCATTGTTCTTCTACTATCTTGCCCTACTGTTATTATTATCAATATGTTTTCATTAGTATTTCTTTTAAGGTTTTGCAAGCATATTCTTTAAGGACATTGATTAATGAATCAAGAATTAGAAAGTGGTTATTGAAAAGTTGATAAGTATTTTCTGTTACTGTATGTTAAGAGACTTGGTTAGTTACTAGGAATTCAGGTAATTGGTCAGGTAGTGGGTGGGTTAGAGAGATAGTTAAGGGAAATAAGGCATGTTTCCTATAAATAGAGAGGAGTGCTTGCAGAGAGGATTGTCTTATCATTCAGAAAGAGTAGAGGGCCTTTTAGGCGATTTGAAGAGTCTAGAGTCACTCCAATATGCTAGGGGAAGTTTACAATCTCTCCTTTCCCTCAGTTCGTAATAATACCAGTtggtttttatcaaaattacaaagGTTGAATgcatctcattttttatttcttatttagtGCCCTTAAAAAACTCATTAGCATTTATTTACCTTTCATTCCCTGACACCTTGTGGCTCACTAGATTCGATGACTACAAATTTAAATACACCTGCCGGCCCCTCAAATTCCTTGAAAAGTTTCATGTCCTATGAAGATGGAATGTGATGATTAGAGAATATACTTAATATGTTTTGTGATGCTTTGCACGGtgagaaattattaaaatagaaGTTCTATAAGTCGACAACTATAATGTAAACATATTTTAAGAAGTAATACTATTTTGTGACAAGTGACAACGAGGGGAAATATGATTGGACATTTGTATAGAACTAATTGACAAGTGACAATGTCACTGAACTCTTAAAATAAtactataatatttattttattaaaagaagtattaaaaataaaagaaaattaggcCAGCACCAGGGCAAGGATAAGGTATCCTTAAGGGCCTGTTCGGGAGTTTAGGAGGGGAGGGCTTGGGAAAAAAGGAGGGAGGAAGTGGAAAAAATAGAGGACTTTTGAGAGACGAGGGCTTTGgaggttttatttttctttataatacaaAATCCCCATAATTTTGGGGAACTCAAAATTATTGAaggagggttttggagggtttagataaattcttcaaacctaatctatgtttgttataatattcttaaaattaagaaaatgttaattaTAAGTCTTcttttatcattctctacaaactcattttattaaaaaagatggAAGATTTTTCTGTCTCTCTAATCCCCTCCCTCTAAAGCACTCCCCTCCAAtctcccaaacagaccctaagaGTTAAAAAGGATTGAAACAGCATAAAAGGGAATTCAGGAAACAAGGAAGCTTGTAATGCTAgtttatgaaaattattataaCTATGATTAATGTGAACTATCTATTtagtttcttcttttctttgaaaCTTCTCTTGTAtcacaatattttttcattcttgGCTCTAGGTGAAGTTGATCGGCGAATTACACTTGgtcaaataaaaagtttttcCTGGAGAGAACTACAGGTAGCTACAGACAACTTCAGTGAGAAGAATGTTTTAGGACAGGGAGGCTTTGGTAAGGTTTATAAAGGTGTTTTAGTTGATGGGACAAAAATTGCTGTCAAAAGGCTAACTGATTATGAAAGTCCTGGGGGTGATCAAGCTTTCCAGCGCGAAGTTGAAATGATAAGCGTAGCTGTCCATAGGAACCTGTTACGGCTCATTGGGTTTTGCACTACTCCAACCGAACGCCTCTTAGTATATCCCTTCATGCAGAACTTAAGTGTTGCCTCTCGACTAAGAGGTATTTAGTtacaacatatatatgcatACTGGTCTGCTTattatcaaaattgattttctgtAAAAGAAAGCgactattatattttatttcataattgGGTTGGAGAGGTCATTAATAATATAGTTAAATAGATACATGGCCTAGTATCTATTTTATTTCAGTTATGTAATTATTTTAACATTTCCCCAAGTTTTTAAAGGTTTAATCTGACATTTTGGGTAGCTTGGATCTGTATATTTTCTATATGTTTAGTTGTTTACTTGTAAATTTGGCATATTTTCCGGTAATGTTTGACCATGGTGAATAATGATCCAGAGCTCAAACCTGGGGAATCCATTTTGAATTGGGATACAAGAAAACGAGTTGCTATTGGAACAGCCCGTGGCCTTGAATATCTTCATGAACAATGCGATCCTAAAATTATTCATAGGGATGTAAAGGCAGCCAATATTTTACTAGATGGAGATTTTGAAGCAGTCGTTGGTGACTTTGGTTTGGCAAAATTGGTTGATGTTCGAAGGACTAATGTGACGACTCAAATTCGTGGGACAATGGGTCATATAGCTCCCGAATACCTGTCTACTGGAAAACCTTCAGAAAAGACAGATGTTTTTAGTTATGGGATTATGCTTTTGGAGCTTGTTACAGGTCAACGTGCAATTGACTTTTCACGTttggaagatgaagatgatgtgtTATTGCTTGACCATGTGAGACAACATCATTTTAGTAATTATGAGTTCATGATCTCCTTGTTTGCTCCTCTTTGTGCCTTTCTTGTTGTTTCTCATTTGTACGAACATGCTTGGAACTTGTGCTTATGCATTCCTATTTTTGATGATGTTCACTTTGACATGTTAATGATTTAAGCACGGAGTAGAGGCTGCAATGAGCAAGTAGAGACTTACATGATTATAACTTCACCTCTGCATGCTTATCAATTTAGTTATAAGCTGAAGTATGCTCCGTTTATGATCATGCCATTTTAAAGAATACATGTTTTGCAATAAGCCGTGTTCATGATCATGACAAATACACGATTTTGCAATAAGCTAATGTGTGATCTGTTTATAATCATGACATTTTAAAGAATACATATGCTTTTGCTACTGAATACTTTTACCTAGAACTTGTTGATGAGCAGAAGGTGGTTAGTTTTTGTAAAGAGACCCGCTTTCGCCTAAGCTGTGTGTTATTTAGTCAATTGACAAGATTCAGTAAATACTTATCGATTACTGTTTTTCTATATTTGTGTTTTATTTAGGTGAAGAAGCTACAAAGGGATAAAAGATTGGATGCTATTGTTGATAGcaaccttaataaaaactacaaCATAGAAGAAGTTGAAATGATAGTACAAGTTGCATTACTGTGCACACAAGCAACACCAGAGGATCGTCCGGCAATGTCAGAGGTTGTAAGAATGTTGGAGGGAGAAGGGCTGTCCGAAAGGTGGGAAGAATGGCAGCACGTGGAGGTTACTCGTAGACAAGACTCCGAGAGACTGCAAAGAAGATTTGCGTGGGGAGATGATTCAATTCATAACCAAGATGCGATCGAGTTGTCTGGTGGACGATGAGAGTTGGGAACCATAAAATTATATCatcatttttttagtgttgcgtcACAAATATCCCCTTTCAACCTGTTTAATTTATTCCGAGGAAAAATGTAGGGTTAGTAATCTTCATATGTTCCg
It encodes:
- the LOC11414788 gene encoding probable LRR receptor-like serine/threonine-protein kinase At5g10290, translated to MFVEMNLLFLLLLLLVCVCSFALPQLDLQEDALYALKLSLNASPNQLTNWNKNQVNPCTWSNVYCDQNSNVVQVSLAFMGFAGSLTPRIGALKSLTTLSLQGNNIIGDIPKEFGNLTSLVRLDLENNKLTGEIPSSLGNLKKLQFLTLSQNNLNGTIPESLGSLPNLINILIDSNELNGQIPEQLFNVPKFNFTGNKLNCGASYQHLCTSDNANQGSSHKPKVGLIVGTVVGSILILFLGSLLFFWCKGHRRDVFVDVAGEVDRRITLGQIKSFSWRELQVATDNFSEKNVLGQGGFGKVYKGVLVDGTKIAVKRLTDYESPGGDQAFQREVEMISVAVHRNLLRLIGFCTTPTERLLVYPFMQNLSVASRLRELKPGESILNWDTRKRVAIGTARGLEYLHEQCDPKIIHRDVKAANILLDGDFEAVVGDFGLAKLVDVRRTNVTTQIRGTMGHIAPEYLSTGKPSEKTDVFSYGIMLLELVTGQRAIDFSRLEDEDDVLLLDHVKKLQRDKRLDAIVDSNLNKNYNIEEVEMIVQVALLCTQATPEDRPAMSEVVRMLEGEGLSERWEEWQHVEVTRRQDSERLQRRFAWGDDSIHNQDAIELSGGR